aatttgttattttaaatgttttgactagcaatacgcgctgtttcttctcaatagactgaattacgattgattgcagagtgatttaaactaataatttacttaacactatcaacatttgtcaatagtatgtcataacctataaaactcagtttctcaacttttgtgtcaatctaacaattaatcaatcaatcatagttttacgataatgaaatatcagtgtacaattatttacctttattgttgtagttgttgtaaatgacgaatctaagcactccacattttcacgaataaacatagttatctgctttatcccgtgcggcggacccacagttatctgctttaatcccgtgcggatcccgtgcggcggacccactggacgggcatcgtaacgttaccgggcgttacactttttcatgagtgactccgagccgcaacctaatttaagacgttgtcacgtcaaaatgcaAAATTCTTCTCTTCATTTATATGATGTAGATAATGAGTGAATAATTTATAAGCATCGAGCTATATGAGGGAGATATTTTCTATGGTAACTTTTAACTATTAGATGTAAAAAAAAGTTTAGAATTGatctgtatgtctatttaatatttgtgtatttttgttgcAGCTTACCCCTACAACGCCGCCTACTCTGGTGCCTACCCCTACTCTGCCGCTTACTCCGGTGCCTACCCCTACTCTGCCGCTTACTCCGCTGCCTACCCCTACAATGCTGCTTACGGATACTCTGCCGCCTACCCCTACAACGCCGCTTACTCTGCTGCCTACCCTTACTCGTACGGTGCTTACCCCTACGGCAGAGCCTACTACTAAACCTCTTCAGCTACTGAACTCTTTAAACCTTCTATCTATTTCAAAAGATTTGCTCCATGTTCCTAATAAAATTTCCAATAGTGTTCAAAATAAAGCCCAACTGTCCCTAATAATGTGatgtttcttttaaaatcctACACCTGctgttttaaatctatataaacacGTCACCACCTGTTTATGATGAAGTTAACTATTTATAACtgtaactaaaaaatacaaatatggatAATCAAAATTGTCAATGATTGTGCCTGGTTAAAAATGGAATCTATAAATGGCCGTCATTCTTTAATGCCAAGTCTGGTTTTGATATTCTAGAGTGGAAAGTTTTCATTGTGGTAATGCCCAATTATGTTGCCCTTATTAAGggcaaacataaaaaaactaagatACACTTTTAAATACTTGAAGCTAGATATTGGTAGTGATTTAACTATACAGAGCAAAACTATGACAGCAATGACTTTTTCGAACATGAATGGGATtgtgttttgaaaatatgtttattaaatactctctacaatctttttttaagtttgtatcaTGTACTTGCTGTATGAGGTTTTCAAAtgatttttgaataatatatcaagaaaaaatttttgacgaacaaaatttaaaacaacagatcaaattgtgtatttaatttaaaattgtagtataaaacatattaatgagaaaataaacgtAAATACTAATGAGAATGGTATTTGTTGTAAGAGATAATTATACTAATACGTTTGGTtcaaagattatattttaatacgagTAGCCTATATATGATTTCGTCTAGgaatttttgggaattttaatttttattaaacagcaAAAGAGACACatcttaaaagtataataatgcaTCGACAGTACAATAGTAACCCATGGTACAAAAAACGATACTTATATTTCTAGCATAAATACACAAACTACTGGTAAAagagaaatgttatatttattgctaccGGTTGCTTTCGATGAGAAAAGGAGTACTAGAAGTTGTTTTTATCGATTTTGGATTGGAAATACATTTCTGCCCTGAACTCATTGCTCTTTTAGACAACATCTCCAAATATAGAGGTAGTAGAATAAAATTTCACTCCACGTGAAAATAATTAATGCTTTTTAAAGTAGGAAATTCAGGCAATTTAGTAATTAGACCCAAAATAAATACGGCTGgacaatatttgaaatttttacagtatgtatgtaagttttatatatatattgaatataagtaaatataagataggtgtgttttttataatgaaatacaatttgggcataaataaaaaacatcacaTCCTTGAAAATATAACATCTGAACTACGTGTAAATAAGTATGAAAAATCTACAGTCGTTTTTATTTCAGagtagcaaaaaatattttatactttgcctGTATCCATAAAAATTACCTTAAAGAGAtactatgaattttaaaacatcccAACCGACTAACGATTTCACCacttaatatgataaaaatatatttttaatctgggAGAGCTTCTTATAACAACTCTTCCTACCTTTTTTCGATCTAACAACCTGTTTTAGTCAATAATCcttttatcacatttttattacgTTGGAAGAGAAAAAAAgcgaaaacaaatttgaatattatcTTATTCTTTCTCATAAATATTAGGAAGGAGAGGAGTAGAGTAGTTTTCTTATCTTCGATATTTATTAAGAATCTCAAATCCTAGATGGGCCTAGATAATCTAGAAACTAGAATTTCCACTGTATCTTACTCTACGGCTACACCCAAGAGCCTAGAGCCAATTTTTCAATGTACACAGGCAAAGAACTTGCTTTTTTCTTTTAATCAATAGAGAAATCCAATAATAGATGACATTGATCATTAGCCAAGTTAGCGTTAGTGGAGGTTGAAATGGAAAAGGTATCAAAAAGGAATCAcctgatataatttatttacgttttcttgcaatataattaatttaagtttcaaatgtattaaatctaatttaattcCAGATAATTGAATATATGAATATAG
Above is a window of Homalodisca vitripennis isolate AUS2020 unplaced genomic scaffold, UT_GWSS_2.1 ScUCBcl_2574;HRSCAF=7481, whole genome shotgun sequence DNA encoding:
- the LOC124372127 gene encoding prisilkin-39-like; this encodes MASFKILLFVALAVAAVAAEDNSVERPKKQIYSGYYGSGYGAYPYNAAYSGAYPYSAAYSGAYPYSAAYSAAYPYNAAYGYSAAYPYNAAYSAAYPYSYGAYPYGRAYY